Below is a genomic region from Myxococcus fulvus.
ACGTCGCGGCACACCTGCGACAACAGGAACGCCGTCATCGGCGTGACTTCGGAGGGCTTGGCCACCACGCAGTTGCCGATGGCCAGCGCGGGCGCGAGCTTCCACGTGAGCAGGTACAGCGGCAGGTTCCACGGCGAGATGCAGCCCACCACGCCCAGCGGCGAGCGCAGCGTGTAGTTGAGCGCGACGCCGTCGGTGGCGTGCGCCTCGCTGGAGAACTGCGTCACCGCGTCCGCGAAGAACTCGAAGTTGAGGATGCTGCGCGGGATGTCCACGCTGGACGCCACCGACAGCGGCTTGCCGGAGTCGATGGACTCCGCGCGGGCGAACGCGTCCAGTCGCTCGCGAATCGTGTCCGCCACCTTGCGCAGGAGGCGCGAGCGCTCCGCGGCGGGCGTGGCGGCCCAGGCCGGGAAGGCGCGCTGGGCAGCCTCCACCGCGTGCTGGAGGTCCGTGGCGTCCGAGTCCGGCACCTGCACGTAGCCCTTGCCCGTCGCGGGCTCGGGCTTGTCCAGCCACTGGCCGCCGCGCGCGGGGATGAGCTCTCCGCCGATGTAGTTGAGCACCTTCTGCATGTCCGAGCCCTCCGTGCGCGCTCCGTGTCCTCCGGACCGCTCGCGAGCGCCTGGTCCCTCGGGTGCCGGGAGACAGGGGGAGCGCGGGGGCCCGGGTCGAACGGGGCGCAATGTACGCAACCGAGCCAGCCGTCACCAGCATCACGGAAAGCGCACTTCCGGCTGTCGTCCTCTCGCGTCAAACGGGTGACGACTCCGGCTGCCTGGAGGGTGGGCGAGCGGTGGGGGAATACGGAGGGCTGGAGGCGCGGGGGGCCGGACCGGGTTGTGTGTAAAGGGAGTCAGACATGCCCATGGAACCTGTCGCGCCGATGTCCGAGGAAGAGGCGCGCGCGGCGGCGGATGCGGATTCACGGCAGCTCCTCTCGGCGGCCACCGTCGAGGAGGCGCTCACGGTGCTCGTGGAGGTCGCCCGCCGGCTGACGCGCGCGCACCAGGCGACCGTGGTGCTGACGCCTGCTCCCGGCAGGACGCGGGGGGCGAGCGTCACCTCGCTCTCGCGTGCCTACGAGGTCTGGGGTGGCTACGCCGTGCCCTCGGGGGGCGGTCGCGCCCGGCGGGAGCGCCGCGCCACCACGCGGGCCGCGGAGCCCCGGGGTCGGCTGGCCGTGGCGCTGCCCTCGAACGCGGGGGTGCTCTACCTCTTCGACCGGGAGGTGGGGGACTTCAGCCACGAGGACGAGGTGGCGCTCTCCCGGCTCGCCCGCCTCGCGGGCCTGGCGCTGGAGTCCGCCCGCCTGCTGCTCGAGGAGCAACAGGCGCGCACGGAGGCCGAGGACGCCGAGCACCGCGCGGCCTTCCTCTCCGACGCCAGCCGCCTGCTGGCTTCCTCGTCGCTCGACCCCAAGGTGACGCTCGACACGCTGGCCCGGCTCAGCGTGCCCGTCATGGCGGACTGGTGCTTCGTCGACATCATCGACGAGTCGGGCACCGTGCAGCGCACGTCCGTGGCGCACGCCGACGCGCGCGATGCGCCGCTCGCCCTGCGCGTGCGCGAGTTCCCTCCCGGGCTCGAGGGCAGCATCCACCCCACCACGCGCGTGGCCCGCCACGCCGAGTCCCTGCTCGTCGACGACGTCGACGACGCGTGGCTGCATCGCGTGTCGGTGAGCCATGAGCACTACGAGACCATGCGCGAGGTGGGCTTCCACGGCATCATGTCCGTGCCGCTCGTCGCGCGGGGACGCTCGCTGGGCGCGCTCACGTTCCTCGCGGTGCGCCCCTCGCGCCACTACAGCCGGGCGGACCTGGACACGGCGCAGGACCTGGCCCGCCGCGCGGCGCTGTTCCTGGACAACGCCCGGCTCTACCGCGAGGCGCGCCGCTCGGTGCTGCTGCGCGACGAGTTCCTCGCCGTGGCCAGCCACGAGCTCAAGACGCCGCTCACGCCGTTGCAATTGCGCCTGCAGTGGCTGCGGCAGCAGACGCGCAAGGACAAGCCCTACCTGCCCACGTCGCTGGTGCTCTCGCAGCTGGACGTGGTGCAGCGCCAGGTGGACAAGCTGTCGGGGCTGGTGCACGGG
It encodes:
- a CDS encoding GAF domain-containing sensor histidine kinase gives rise to the protein MPMEPVAPMSEEEARAAADADSRQLLSAATVEEALTVLVEVARRLTRAHQATVVLTPAPGRTRGASVTSLSRAYEVWGGYAVPSGGGRARRERRATTRAAEPRGRLAVALPSNAGVLYLFDREVGDFSHEDEVALSRLARLAGLALESARLLLEEQQARTEAEDAEHRAAFLSDASRLLASSSLDPKVTLDTLARLSVPVMADWCFVDIIDESGTVQRTSVAHADARDAPLALRVREFPPGLEGSIHPTTRVARHAESLLVDDVDDAWLHRVSVSHEHYETMREVGFHGIMSVPLVARGRSLGALTFLAVRPSRHYSRADLDTAQDLARRAALFLDNARLYREARRSVLLRDEFLAVASHELKTPLTPLQLRLQWLRQQTRKDKPYLPTSLVLSQLDVVQRQVDKLSGLVHGLLDVSRMSSGRLSLHREDVDLEVLAREVKARLTLAASQAGSEVSLTTHGDVKGHWDRARLEQVLTHLLANALKYGAGQPVRVELRDAGEDVVVRVEDAGIGIAREYQSHIFERFGRAVSERHYGGLGLGLYVTRQIVEAHGGTIQVASEPEKGSHFEVTLPRREST